The window GTGGGTGCCACCGCCCGAGAGGGTGCCCATGATCGACGCCCCGCCTCCGATGTCGCTGCCGTCACCGACCACGACGCCCTGGGAGATGCGACCCTCGACCATGGAGGCGCCCAGGGTGCCGGCGTTGAAGTTGACGAATCCTTCGTGCATGACCGTGGTGCCGGGGGAGAGGTAGGCACCGAGGCGCACGCGCGAGGCATCGGCGATGCGCACCCCGGGCGGGGTGACGTAGTCGAGAAGCCGCGGGAACTTGTCGAGGCTGTGCACCTGGATGCCGGCGCGGGTCAGCGCCGGGCGCAGGCGCTCCGCGTCGGCGGGAAGCATCGGCCCCGCGGTCGTCCACGCGACGATCGGCAGGTGCCCGAAGATGCCCTCGAGGTTGATCTCGTTCGGCGCCACCACGCGGTGGGAGAGGGCATGCAGACGCAGATAGGCGTCGACCGTGGATGCGGGAGCCGCATCCACATCGATCGTCAGCTCGACGGGAGCGACCGTGACCTGACGGCGGGCGTCTGCGCCGGCGAACTCCGCGAACTCGGCGGTCGAGCCGGCCTGCGTCTCGGCCGCCACCGTCGGGAACCACGCGTCGAGAACGGTGCCGTCCTCGCTCGTCGTCGACAGACCCGTGCCCCATACCGTGCGCTTCATGCTCATCTCCTCAGGTTATCGGCCCGAGGAGCCTCGATAGACTGAGCTCATGCCCGTGCTGGATCTGTCCGCGTCCGCCGTCGAGCTCACGCAGGCGATCTGCGACATCCCGAGCGTCTCCGGCGATGAGGCGACGCTGGCGGACGCCATCGCCGCCGCCCTCGCGCCCCTGCCGCACCTCGAGGTCTTCCGCGACGGCGACACCATCATCGCCCGTACCCGTCTCGGCAGACCGCAGCGTGTCGTGATCGCCGGGCACATCGACACGGTTCCCCTGAACGACAATCTCCCGACCCGCCTGATCGACGACGAGGGCGAACCGACCCTCTGGGGGCGTGGCACGGTCGACATGAAGGCGGGCGTCGCGGTTCAGCTGAAGCTCGCCGCCGAGCTCACCGATCCCCGCGTCGACATCACCTGGATGTGGTACGACCACGAAGAGGTGGAGGCTTCCCTCAACGGGCTCGGCCGTGTGGCGAGCCTGCGCCCGGACCTCTTCGAGGCCGACTTCGCGATTCTGGGCGAGCCCTCGAACGGCCAGGTCGAGGGAGGCTGCAACGGGACGCTGCGCGTCGTGGCGCGCACGCACGGCGTCCGGGCCCACAGCGCTCGCGCCTGGGTGGGGGAGAACGCGATCCACGCCGCTGCTCCGATCCTCACCCGCCTCGCCGCTTACGAGCCGGCGACGATCGACGTCGAGGGACTCGCCTACCGCGAGGGTCTCAACGCCGTGCGCGTGACGGGTGGCGTGGCAGGCAACGTCATCCCCGATCTCTGCGAGGTGGAGATCAACTACCGCTTCGCGCCGAGCAGGTCCGTGGCCGAGGCGGAGGCGCACGTGCGCGAGGTGCTCGCGGGCTTCGAGGTCGAGCTGACGGACTCGTCCGCGGGCGCCCGGCCCGGTCTGGACGCTCCCCTTGCGCAGGAGTTCGTGCGCGCGGTCGGTGCCCAACCGCATCCGAAGTACGGCTGGACGGATGTGGCGCGCTTCTCGGCGCTGGGTGTGCCCGCGGTGAACTACGGCCCGGGGAACCCGAGTCTGGCCCACCACGACCAGGAGCGCGTGTCGATCGCGCAGATCGAGGACGTCGAGCGCGGACTGCGCACGTGGCTGAGCACCTGACGCGCGTCGGCCGCTGGCCGGTCGCCGCGCGGATCGGTCTGATCTACGTCACCGCCCGTCTCGTGACACTGGGCTTCTTCACTCTCGCCTCCGCCCTGTCGACCCCGGCATCCCGGTTCGGCGTCGATCCCGGCATCGGCAAGCTGCTCATGGGCTGGGACGCGCAGTGGTACTGGGTCGTCGCCGCCAACGGGTACCCCTCGCCGCTGCCGTTGACCGAGGCGGGCCAGGTCGCCGAGAACGCGTGGGCCTTCCTGCCGCTGTACCCGTGGCTGTCGCAGGGTGTGGGTCTCTTCGTCGGCGGATGGCCCGTGGCGGGTCCTCTCGTCGCGCTCATCGCCGGCTACTTCGCGGCGCTCGCGTTCTATCGCCTGATGCGCCGACGGCTGGACCGCTCGACGTCGACCTGGGCGGTCGTCTTCTTCGTGGCGGGGCCGCTGGCCGCGCTCTTCCAGATCGCGTACGCGGAAGCGCTGTTCCTCCTGTGGCTGATGCTGGCGCTGGACGCCCTGCTCCGGCGCCGTTACGTGTGGCTGTACCTGCTCATCCCTCTCATGGGGTTCACGCGCCCCGGCATCCTCGCCTTCGCTCTCACGCTCGGGCTCGTCGGTGTCTGGCGCTGGCTGCGCAGGCGCGCGGATCCGCTCCCCGCACGCGAGATCGTGCACCTGGTCGCCCTCGCCGCTCTGGCGACCGTCGTGGGCTTCTCGTGGCAGGTGATCGCGGCGGTCGCCACGGGCGACCCGGGCGCATACCTGGCGACGGAGCTCGCGTGGCGACGCAACTGGATCCCGGATGCGGCCGCGCACTTCTTCCCCTTCGACGGCTTCCTCGCAGGAACCGCCTTCTGGGCGCGGCTGTGGGGCTGGCCGCTGTGGCTCGGGTTCGCGCTGCTGGCGGCGATCGTACTGGCGGCGGGCGCCGCCCTGCTGTTCGCGCCGGGAGTGCGCCGACTCGGGATGGAGGTGCGGTTGTGGTCAGCGAGCTACCTGCTCTACCTGCTCGCCGTCTTCTTCCCGCAGTCGAGCACCTTCCGGCTGCTCGTCCCG is drawn from Microbacterium binotii and contains these coding sequences:
- the dapD gene encoding 2,3,4,5-tetrahydropyridine-2,6-dicarboxylate N-succinyltransferase, producing MSMKRTVWGTGLSTTSEDGTVLDAWFPTVAAETQAGSTAEFAEFAGADARRQVTVAPVELTIDVDAAPASTVDAYLRLHALSHRVVAPNEINLEGIFGHLPIVAWTTAGPMLPADAERLRPALTRAGIQVHSLDKFPRLLDYVTPPGVRIADASRVRLGAYLSPGTTVMHEGFVNFNAGTLGASMVEGRISQGVVVGDGSDIGGGASIMGTLSGGGTHRVSIGSRTLLGANAGIGISLGDDCVVEAGLYVTAGSKIVLADEQPRADGTRPVVKGAELSGRDGILFRRNSVTGAIEAVRRAGVGVTLNEALHA
- the dapE gene encoding succinyl-diaminopimelate desuccinylase, coding for MPVLDLSASAVELTQAICDIPSVSGDEATLADAIAAALAPLPHLEVFRDGDTIIARTRLGRPQRVVIAGHIDTVPLNDNLPTRLIDDEGEPTLWGRGTVDMKAGVAVQLKLAAELTDPRVDITWMWYDHEEVEASLNGLGRVASLRPDLFEADFAILGEPSNGQVEGGCNGTLRVVARTHGVRAHSARAWVGENAIHAAAPILTRLAAYEPATIDVEGLAYREGLNAVRVTGGVAGNVIPDLCEVEINYRFAPSRSVAEAEAHVREVLAGFEVELTDSSAGARPGLDAPLAQEFVRAVGAQPHPKYGWTDVARFSALGVPAVNYGPGNPSLAHHDQERVSIAQIEDVERGLRTWLST